The Gossypium hirsutum isolate 1008001.06 chromosome D07, Gossypium_hirsutum_v2.1, whole genome shotgun sequence genome includes the window ttaatttcctTCCAAGGCCCTTTCCCTTTCCACCTTTCACAATTCCATAAAACTACtctcaaaacataatttttttcatgattaACTAAACTCTTTTTAGCCTTAACCCGGTTATCACCTTGACAAAGAAATCGTGAGATATGAACCTGCACTAAATACTTTGCAATTCGGTATTCGCTATCTCTCCGATATATGAGATAGTACAAATTCATCCCTTAAAAGTTGAttcgatttcaattcaaaaagtgcGCGTTGGGTTGTAATTGTTTGGCGTACAGTTGGGAAGTTGTGTCGACAGTGCTGTATTCAAAATCCCGCGAACAAATTAGTGTGTTTAATTggaaaaagctagttggattTCGTCAAGGGAGATATTGATTGGATTTAAACGACCCACACGGTTGAGTctgttaattcgagttgggctttTCAGATTCCAAGGCTATCGAAATCTTAAATTACAGGCACGTGCCACGTGATTGGAAATTTGACAAGGGTCGATTTGTAGGTGATACCGGGATCGACTACGAGAGGAAGAGTTGACGGTTTGAGGGATCCTCAATTGCTATAATCAGCTTATCGCTTGGAAGGAAAAATCTATTTCAAGGACCGATTCAAGATTGGAGTACACCAaggctaaggctaagcttaaaaaatattttatttattcatttattttattttttaaaatttgtttttgtattttcgaatatatattttttttgtatttccttattttattatcttaatcaatttaaaactccCATTTTTTTTAGCACTACTACGCACAAGTCGTGGGAAAGACTGTGACCGCAACAACAATCTGGTTACAAGAAAAGGTAAAATTAGATACTCAGTCCCCGTGGATTTGACTCTActattttatatttcaatttattgttatatttattttaggaATTAATATTTGGTGGTTTGACGCCCATCaacaattaatattaaaatgtcacatatttaaaatttacaaaaaattattaatagtattatcaattttattattattcttatacaAAACAAGTAGATGACTACAgtttcttaaattaaaattaaaaggatcAATTTTGAAAGTTTGAAAAGTATACACACTATGGTCAAAATTAAACCATGAAATTAACTTCTATTTCGGATGGGATTGTCACAAACAAACATCTCTGTTTCAAGCTTCGTAACTACGAAAATAGAACAGTAtgaataaaaaattctttttagCCACAGATAATTTAACTGCGGTACGgctaaaatatgttgttagtttACACGTgaataaattttacttaaattttggttttgtaaattaaatctttattttcttttatattaaaatttttttattcaattattatcattattaatatttttcattaaaatttatcatCTATACGTCCATGACTCATTTTACAACTGGACGTGGTgctatttatcttatttattcgCATGTTTTGATTTAAGTCGTGATTAATGATAATTTCAATCGAGCAACTATACTTTTATGAAGTTCTATTATAATCTACTTACTTTAGTTAAGGAGATATCgaaagagagttttttttttttttatgcctTATCAAGGCAcaatttcattattcaattatactaatcaaatatttaaaattctaacTTTGTCTGTATATTTAAGacttgtttagtttttttttttaatgtacgAGTTATAGAGATCATTGATTTGTTCATTAGAGAAACATGTTACAGGTACATAGTAATCGCAAATAAATTGCTTTTAATCAGCTTGTGACTAAGCTTTCGAGGGAAGAAGACTTAGTGGAGAGTAAATCTAGATGAAAGTATAGGTGCAGTGTTACAATATGTCAAGTGAGTTGAATTTAAATCACATGTTGTCCTGTTGATTCGTAGAGGATTATTCTTAGGGTAAGGTCTCGTAGATGTAGAAAAGGGTTTTGAACCATATAAccaaattttagtttagtttagtttagtttactttatttttcaatttcagtTGCATCTTTAATTGCAATTCTTAATGAAATTACTTTTTAGTCCCtttataaatgatgaaattaaaagtttatatattataaaattatactttgacttccataatgaaaatatttttatttagcccctttaaaaatgataaaatcataagttaatacatgataaaattattattttgatctctcaaaacttttataatttaattttgatccctaccaaaaaaaattctaaattcacCCCTGAGTCACAGTATAATTGATTGGcatctcataaaaatattaacaatatcaataaaagaaatttaaaaatttttaatgattggAGTAAAAGGAATCAAAATTTTGGCATGTTTCTTTGGTTCATAGTATGTTCAAATGGGATGCACATGATAAAAGAGTacaattaataaaacaaaaggtttAAATTATGGTTGTCTCACTACtttaatttcatacaatttaatccttttacttttattaatattatattttaatccaATCATTAACatcgtttaatttttttatgttaattgtgTTAGTGCTCTAAACTACGTATAATACCATCAATAatagtaaaaaacattaaattatattaaattagaatacaaaaattaaatacaagGACCAAAACTACAATTTGACCGAACAATATTTACCAAAGTTTTGGATCGAGTCCCTGCAATACCACTTGAACATCAATGTGTTGTGAAAGCCTGCAAACACAAACATGCAATGTCATATATCGTTCCTACACCGCTCAACTAATTTGAATGAATGCAAAttaaatttgtgtatatatatatatactgcaTTAGAGTTTAACTCAATTGAATAGGTTATGTAGAAGAGCAATACCGAGAAAACGTTGCAGTGACCAGGGTCAGCAATATGAGCCATCAAGTTCTCAATCGGACCTTCGCCGGTATATATAGCTTGGAAGCAAAATCCAACAAACGCCAACATAGCAAGGCGGCCATTTTTTATCTCTTTAGTCCTCAACACCATCACCGGTTCCGGTGACCCTCTTCCCCACATCAAAGGATCAAACCATAACCCACCAGGGTACCCAACGTCGGGAGTGGGTTTCTTCTTGTTGGGAAGGTTGGGTTCAATGTCGACACTCCCAGGCTTAATTATGTCAGCCCACCTTCGGCCTTCGACCCATCCCATCAATGCCATTTGAACCACGAACAAGGTCGTGGGGTCGGCGAAGTATTGTTTAGAGCCGGCGTCGTACCATGAGAAGTTGTCGATGAAGCCCAAGGATTCGAGTAGTTCGGGTATGAGGATTCCGGCCACGGCCAACATTGCCCACCTTGCGTGCATTAGTTCGGCTTGTGCGAACCATTTTAGGGTTTCTGGATCGGAACCTGGTAATCATTTTTGTTAGAGATAAAGCAGTTTTCACCATGAGAGTATATTCTAAGCAGAAATACATACCATTTTAGTGTATCTGgtaaatcataaatttattattcTTG containing:
- the LOC107932194 gene encoding photosystem I chlorophyll a/b-binding protein 6, chloroplastic; amino-acid sequence: MALSMASTSLSSFSIIRIQPEKLFSRKVTTLLRGETRTKATKGGVSSVCEPLPPDRPLWFPGSTPPEWLDGSLPGDFGFDPLGLGSDPETLKWFAQAELMHARWAMLAVAGILIPELLESLGFIDNFSWYDAGSKQYFADPTTLFVVQMALMGWVEGRRWADIIKPGSVDIEPNLPNKKKPTPDVGYPGGLWFDPLMWGRGSPEPVMVLRTKEIKNGRLAMLAFVGFCFQAIYTGEGPIENLMAHIADPGHCNVFSAFTTH